A single genomic interval of Pan paniscus chromosome 18, NHGRI_mPanPan1-v2.0_pri, whole genome shotgun sequence harbors:
- the LOC117976296 gene encoding LOW QUALITY PROTEIN: serine/threonine-protein kinase SMG1 (The sequence of the model RefSeq protein was modified relative to this genomic sequence to represent the inferred CDS: deleted 1 base in 1 codon; substituted 2 bases at 2 genomic stop codons): MIGPSLFVSIKDTVDIFVGWHIDHTQKPSLTQQVFGWSQSLEPFWVADLAFSTTLLGQFLEDMEAYAEDLSHVASGESVDEDVPPPSVSLPKLTALLQILYRVMRCVTAANQVFFSEAVLTAANECVGVLLGSLDPSMTIHCDMVITYGLDQLENCQTCGTDYIISVLNLLMLIVEQINTKLPSSFVEKLFIPSSKLLFLRYHKEKEVVAVAHAVYQAVLSLKNIPVLETAYKLILGEMTCALNDLLHSLQLPEACSEIKHEAFKNHVFNVDNAKFVVKFDLSALTTIGNAKNSLIGMWALSPTVFALLSKNLMIVHSDLAVHFPAIQYAVLYTLYSHCTRHDHFISSSLSSSSPLFDGAVISTVTTATKKHFSIILNLLGILLKKDNLNQDTRKLLMTWALEVAVLMKKSETYAPLFCLPSFHKFCKGLLANTLVEDVNICLQACSSLHALSSSLPDDLLQRCVVCRVQLVHRGTRIRQAFGKLLKSIPLDVVLSNNNHTEIQEISLALRSHMSKAPSNTFHPQDFSDVISFILYGNSHRTGKDNWLERLFCSCQRLDKRDQSKIPRNLLKTDAILWQWAIWEAAQFTVLSKLRTPLGRAQDTFQIIEGIIRSLTAHTLNPDQDVSQWTTADNDEGHGNNQLRLVLLLQYLENLEKLMYNAYEGCANAXTSPPKVIRTFFYTSRQTCQDWLTRIXLSLMRVGLLAGQPAVTVRHGFDLLTEMKTTSLSQGNELEVTIMMVVEALCELHCPEAIQGIAVWSSSIVGKNLLWINSVAQQAEGRFEKASVEYQEHLCAMTGVDCCISSFDKSLLALANAGCNSASLKHCLNGESRKTVLSKPTDSSPEVINYLGNKACECYISIADCAAVQEWQNAIHDLKKSTSSTSLNLKADFNYIKSLSSFESGKFVECTEQLELLPGENINLLAGGSKEKIDMKNLLRNMLSPDPREPQKSIEVQLLRSSVCLATALNLIEQDQKWQSITENVVKYLKQTSRIAVGPLRLSTLTVSQSLPVLSTLQLYCSPALENTVSNRLSTEDCLIPLFGEALRSCKQHDLRPWMQAVRYTMYQNQLLEKN, translated from the exons ATTCTGTACAGAGTAATGAGATGTGTGACGGCTGCAAACCAGGTGTTTTTTTCTGAGGCTGTGTTGACAGCTGCTAATGAGTGTGTTGGTGTTTTGCTCGGCAGCTTGGATCCTAGCATGACTATACATTGTGACATGGTCATTACATATGGATTAGACCAACTGGAGAATTGCCAGACTTGTGGTACCGATTATATCATCTCAGTCTTGAATTTACTCATGCTG attgTTGAACAGATAAATACAAAACTGCCATCATCATTTGTAGAAAAACTGTTTATACCATCATCTAAACTACTATTCTTGCgttatcataaagaaaaagag gttgTTGCTGTAGCCCATGCTGTTTATCAAGCAGTGCTCAGCTTGAAGAATATTCCTGTTTTGGAGACTGCCTATAAGTTAATATTGGGAGAAATGACTTGTGCCCTAAATGACCTCCTGCACAGTCTGCAACTTCCTGAGGCCTGTTCTGAAATAAAACATGAGGCTTTTAAGAATCATGTGTTCAATGTAGACAATGCAAAATTTGTAGTTAAATTTGACCTCAGTGCCCTGACTACAATTGGAAATGCCAAAAACTCACTAATAGGG ATGTGGGCGCTATCTCCAACAGTCTTTGCACTTCTGAGTAAGAATCTGATGATTGTGCACAGTGACCTGGCTGTTCACTTCCCTGCCATTCAGTATGCTGTGCTCTACACATTGTATTCTCATTGTACCAG GCATGATCACTTTATCTCTAGTAGCCTCAGTTCTTCCTCTCCTTTGTTTGATGGAGCTGTGATTAGCACTGTAACTACGGCCACAAAGAAACATTTCTCAATTATATTAAATCTTCTGGGAATATTACTTAAGAAAGATAACCTTAACCAGGACACGAG GAAACTGTTAATGACTTGGGCTTTGGAAGTAGCTGTTTTAATGAAGAAGTCCGAAACATATGCACCTTTATTCTGTCTTCCGTCTTTCCATAAATTTTGCAAAGGCCTTTTAGCCAACA CTCTCGTTGAAGATGTGAATATCTGTCTGCAGGCATGCAGCAGTCTACACGCTCTGTCCTCTTCCTTGCCAGATGATCTTTTACAGAG ATGTGTTGTTTGCCGTGTTCAACTAGTGCACCGTGGAACTCGTATTCGACAAGCATTTGGAAAACTGTTGAAATCAATTCCTTTAGATGTTGTCCTAAG CAATAACAATCACACAGAAATTCAAGAAATTTCTTTAGCATTAAGAAGTCACATGAGTAAAGCACCAAGTAATACATTCCAC CCCCAAGATTTCTCTGatgttattagttttattttgtatgGGAACTCTCATAGAACAGG GAAGGACAATTGGTTGGAAAGACTGTTCTGTAGCTGCCAGAGACTGGATAAGCGTGACCAGTCAAAAATTCCACGCAATCTCCTGAAGACAGATGCTATCCTTTGGCAGTGGGCCATATGGGAAGCTGCACAATTCACTGTTCTTTCTAAGCTGAGAACCCCACTGGGCAGAGCTCAAGACACCTTCCAGATAATTGAAG GTATCATTCGAAGTCTCACAGCTCACACATTAAACCCTGATCAGGATGTTAGTCAGTGGACAACTGCAGACAATGATGAAGGCCATGGTAACAACCAACTTAGACTTGTTCTTCTTCTGCAGTATCTGGAAAATCTGGAGAAATTAATGTATAATGCATATGAGGGATGTGCTAATGCATGAACTTCACCTCCCAAG GTcattagaacttttttctataCCAGTCGCCAAACTTGTCAGGACTGGCTAACGCGGATTTGACTCTCCCTCATGAGGGTAGGATTGTTGGCAGGCCAGCCTGCAGTGACAGTGAGACATGGCTTTGACTTGCTTACAGAGATGAAAACAACCAGCCTATCTCAG GGGAATGAATTGGAAGTAACCATTATGATGGTGGTAGAAGCACTATGTGAACTTCATTGTCCTGAAGCTATACAGGGAATTGCTGTCTGGTCATCATCTATTGTTGGAAAAAATCTTCTGTGGATTAACTCAGTGGCTCAACAGGCTGAAGGGAG GTTTGAAAAGGCCTCTGTGGAGTACCAGGAGCACCTGTGTGCCATGACAGGTGTTGATTGCTGCATCTCCAGCTTTGACAAATCATTGCTCGCCTTAGCCAATGCTGGGTGTAACAGTGCCAGCCTGAAACATTGTCTGAATG GTGAATCCAGAAAAACTGTGCTGTCCAAACCGACTGACTCTTCCCCTGAGGTTAtaaattatttaggaaataaagCATGTGAGTGCTACATCTCAATTGCCGATTGTGCTGCTGTGCAGGAATGGCAGAATGCTATCCATGACTTGAAAAAGAGTACCAGTAGCACTTCCCTCAACCTGAAAGCTGACTTCAACTATATAAA atcATTAAGCAGCTTTGAGTCTGGAAAATTTGTTGAATGTACCGAGCAATTAGAATTGTTACCAGGAGAAAATATCAATCTACTTGCTGGaggatcaaaagaaaaaatag ACATGAAAAACCTGCTTCGTAACATGTTAAGTCCAGATCCAAGGGAACCTCAGAAATCCATTGAAGTTCAATTGTTAAGAAGTTCTGTTTGTTTGGCAACTGCTTTAAACCTGATAGAACAAGATCAGAAGTGGCAGTCTATAACTGA aaatGTGGTAAAGTACTTGAAGCAAACATCCCGCATCGCTGTTGGACCTCTGAGACTTTCTACTTTAACAGTTTCACAGTCTTTGCCAGTTCTAAGTACCTTGCAGCTGTATTGCTCACCTGCTTTGGAGAACACAGTTTCTAACAGACTTTCAACAGAG GACTGTCTTATTCCACTCTTCGGTGAAGCTTTACGTTCATGTAAACAGCATGACTTGAGGCCATGGATGCAGGCAGTAAGGTATACTATGTACCAGAATCAGTTGTTggagaaaaattaa